attcaaccacaacgaagagtgaaccccaatgttcaagaagtggttaagaatgaagtcatcaaactactcgacgccggactaatctaccctatctccgatagcccgtgggtaagtcccgttcaagtagtcccaaagaaaggaggtatgacggtaataactaacgaaaaaaatgaattaataccaacgagaaccgtcacaggatggagagtctgtatagattataggcgattaaatgaagcaactaggaaagaccactttcctttgcccttcattgatcaaatgttagaaagattatccggtcataaattttattgtttcttagatggtttttcaggttactttcaaataccgatagcaccagaagaccaagagaaaacaacttttacatgtccctacggaacttttgcatatcgacgcatgccatttggtctatgtaatgcgcctgcaacattccaacgttgtatggtcgccattttccatgatatgatcgaaaagacaatggaagtcttcatggatgacttttccatctttggagactcatatgaccaatgcctcgataatcttgaacgaatgctatcccgatgtgaggaaactaacctcgcccttaactgggaaaaatgccatttcatggtaacagagggaatagtactcggtcacaaaatctcaagcgaaggaatggaagttgatcgagctaaaatagagactatttctcggttacctcctccatcctcctgCGAGCAATccgaagtttcctaggacatgccggattttatagaaggtttatcaaagacttttcaaaaatttcaaggcctctaacaaaattacttgaaaaagatgcacccttcatctttgataaggaatgcaatcaagcatttctaaccctcaaggaaatgctagtcaatgcacctatcatgatagcgccagattggaaatttccttttgaaatcatgtgcgatgcaaatgacttcgctgttggagcagtcttgggacaaagaaaagaaaaacatttccacccaatctattatgctagtaaaactcttaatgatgcacaagaaaattatacaactacagaaaaagaattactagcggtggtatttgcttttgataaatttcgttcttatcttgttctttctaaaacagtagtctatacagaccatgcagccatcaggtaccttttcaagaagcaagacgcaaaacctcgtttgataaggtggattctactcctccaagaattcgacattgaaatcaaggacaaaagaggagcagaaaacactgctgcagatcatctctcacgcttagaagacccagctttggagacaaccagggacgagcaaatcaacgaaaaatttcccacggaatccttggaaatgatagagagtagacaagaaccatggtatgccgactacgctaatttcttagctagcggtgtagtcaccaaagggtggccacatcatcaaagaaagaaattctttgctgatgtaaagcattacttttgggaagacccctatcttttcaaaatgtgtgctgaccagctcatccgaaggtgtgtctatggtaatgaagcacgaagaattctccatcattgtcatgaaggtccatacggaggacatcatggtgccgcaagtaccgcacgaaaggtatttgattcaggattttactggccgaccatttacaaggatgctcaaaaccttgtaaagacatgtgatgcatgccaaagatcaggtaatatttcttccaaaaacgaaatgcctcaaaatggcattctcgtctgtgaaatctttgatgtgtggggactcgatttcatgggacctttcccaccttcaaagggaaacaaatatatacttgtggcagtagattacttgtctaaatggacagaggccgaggctcttccaacaaatgatgggagagtggtggtaaaatttctgaaaaagttgttctctcgtttcgggacaccaaaggcgttgataagtgatagaggtacccatttttgcaatcatcaactcgaaaaaatattaacaaggtatggggtctatcaccgggtctcaacagcatatcatcctcaaacaaatgggcaagccgaagtgactaatcgaggtttaaaacgaatacttgaaaaaaccgtaggaataaataaaaaagaatgggccgataaattagacgacgctttatgggcttttcgaactgcttataaaaccactataggcacaaccccatacaaactcgtctatggaaaaagttgtcacctgccagtagaaatcgctcacaaagcctactgggcaataaaaaacgtaaacttagatttagaagttgccggtaaaaatcgattttgtcaaataaacgaattagacgaacttaggaattatgcatattctaactccgaaatttataaggaaagaatgaaaaatttgcatgataaatatattaaatctaatgaatttcgggttggagaccaagttctattgtttaattcacgacttcgattatttcctggtaagttaaaatctaggtggtcaggacctttttccgtcacccatgtttttccacacggtgcagtagaaattaaaactcgaaatgggacaccatttaaagtcaatggccaacggctgaaactctatcgaggatccattgaggatgaggaagaggagatctcacttcaaacggttaacgaataaattcgtacccgacatgttacaggtaagtgtacgtttaaaaaccggtaaatcatttttcggaaataaggggcatgcacacgagcacacaaaaaaaaaaaaaaaaaaaaaaacttcgcccggcacggggccgtgtccgctggacacggggccgtgtcgaggcgactgtcgggataaaactctcttttcctatcagttacaccattccacacgccccgtttagccgaaaactctctggttcaaggcgattttctgcagtttttctacgtcaccaccgaatctaacaacgtcaaggtatgattctatcttcattagtagttagattagttacttgcatgtagttaaaacatcaaaaattggggaaaaatctagggttcttcatgttcatccggatcgaactcaaaatttttgatgaaatttgttagtagtagtttagattagtgtagtagaaagtaactaggcaagtattgttgatagatttgtccgatttccaaataaaaccccaaacccttgttcttgaaccgaaaaaacacgaaattgaaagggtaaacggtttgttttgggaaaaatgacgcttagggtttcattttcgggggaaaccgctactattgggctaaaaattttcaggttttcgaaaccgggacgaaaaatggaatttttgggttacagacgcctggacacggggccgtgtccgctgaacacggggccgtgtccagcccactgtttgcagtttcgctTTAATTTTCCtggtttcgtgctaactttttatgtattcttttcagatgtcgaaattcacaaggtttggTGCAAACGAACTTGACGCTAGGGCAcgctacgaggtcctacaaacaagacccgaagaatacccaaggagggcatgtactgatttgctaaccatggtgaaccaactggaccgcttcaacaacattgtgaggggcccactgcacgtcgcattgactgcccgacttcggtcggtccatcaatgcacaatggagttctatagcaccttcattttcaactcgaggcgcgaaccatttgatcatgacgcggtcgaatttcgatgtggagggaccacgtttagaacctccatggcacagtttggagccatcattgggctGTATAGTGAAGAGGAAGCGGGGAATGAGGAGAATACAGGGGgtttacgagacttggatgcaaccgaacgccaagccgcatgggctcaaataggtgaaggaatctacaacccaagcagcaccaaaagtaccaaactgagggacccgctataccgatatatccacaggctcctatcgtactcgctgaaccaatgccacaacagtagtggcgttgttgggttgaaagatttggttgtccttcactgcatccacaaccagaagcctctagatgttccgtacctcctactgcgaaacatgcacctaaaccgccttgcctctgctcctacaccaatcttcttcggaggatgggtgtaccgtcttttcaagcacttcacgaatatcccaaggtccttcgaaaggagtccatggtcgggacgggtcgattatcatatttgccgagccatgaacttgctttatgaagcggaggacgggacggtgagctttcagaggacgcaaggctacgcatggaacccgcaggaggctctagttcttcatgcaccacctccacatttccaatacccaccccaaggcgatccgggtcaatcctcctctcaaggaggcggttttcctaattttcaaagtttacatgatcttttgcaggaaaaccttatgtgcaccaggaacacctacaacctcgccaacaacacataccaccgggttggagctatcgagcgcagcgtcaacgatatacaagatgatatcggtagcatccgggaatacatggcgaggcaagggggtggaggtgatggtagtgatgaagacatggagtaggaggcttggaggaacaaggggctggctggtgatgagcccacaggtttgaatGCCCTTCTTATCTATccaacaattcatggcctgcgtgccatttgtcgaacaatttactttcccgaactactttttatctttattttgtttatgtTTGGGTAATGCTTGACAATGGtaaattaggatggtttgtgcttggttggttggtgttgaatgattaaacaggtgcaatgcaagggttagggtgctaaacattagcacttgcagccctaggatgaagaaaccgggagaaaaccttatttttcaggctaacagactgtccacacggggacgtgtccagccgacacgcccccgtgtccatctcccagatctgctgtttggctactgacctgcaattttttgcccgacacgtggccgtgttcacccgacacgcccccgtgtccaccttctgtaagttttcgttactggcagttcaccacggggccgtgtccgctgaacacggggccgtgtccagaatgccagtaacaaaaatctttgctttttaacatacttttatacattctaatcaaccaaaaatattatttttggacacattgaggacaatgtgtaatttaagtgtgggggggatgctaaaaccttgaaattttgcaaaatcctaaacacaagccttacacaaaactctattggaaccgctaaacaccccaaattttttcaaaaactttttcaatttttttttatttacttgtcttagcttaagttgggaagaacaagttctaaaaaaggttatatttttacaagtttacaaccgatagcgtcatgataaaaaggaaccaacataagaaaattatgaaacggcataacaagtctagtttaaaatttgattatatatgcttggtcacattaaaaacccattcccacaaaagtgagttttgagcctttattgagcataaaaatacacatatttagattaaatgctcatttttcgtttcttgtgtgaatagccgctcggtccttacaaatctagaacttgccacgacgatacattcccggtccttaccaacttaaacccaagtaagtaaatgatggaggcattaggactaaccatttttctttcaaaaccattatttttcattttttttacctacccaaaatccccctagaaaacccctttgaacctaaacctttcatttcattacccccaaaaccatttttacccaccaaaaacctttttcattttttccctttattttagtaacaagctcggtttttcgtcaacttgccctttcaagtgacatcaaaaaaaaaaaaaaaaaaaaaaaaaaaaaaaaaaaaactagatgatgaagtcaaaaacaaacaaaagctacaaaagcttgtttgaagaaatacttcaaaaataataagtcactaaaaacaaggtattttacgaaaaaggacacttgttacgattttcgccctttttactaaccactaaccaaccacccaccttttaacccaagccttcacccaaaaagtcctcttgatatttacaaaggtaaaaagttaaaaaggaggaggattgattgcttagcaagcctatggaaagacgtaagttccgtgccgctctcgagtgattcactaaaatatacaccttcggccgagtgttgagtgatctcccgtgaggtatgtgaacttgtatataaatggaattttaataaggcatgctatgcccgaataagtaatttatcttatgaaaagttcaaaataaatcataacgaataggattgtaaataaataaaaataaagcctataaaaaccttggattcccgacactctaggacaagctaaaaaacttctcttctacctattccatttgggagtgtaagccacatttaaagagttttgcttgaggacaagcaaaagttcaagtgtgggggtatttgatgtgtgtaaaatgcaacatataaaacacatcaattaaggcataaaactaacccttttttagtaataatgttggaaaaagagtgtttttgtcttccttttgtattttcaggatgaaatgagctcaaaatcaaaaaagaagcaaaaagaccactaattctaccataaatacaagaaaaggaacaaaagtagactgcccggaccctcaacggcacctcccaaagcaaaaaggaagaaacagagtctgaacacgccccgtgtccagcgaacacgggggcgtgcccaggaagcagcagaaaagacaaaccagtagaagcttccattgcccaccacggggccgtgtccagcgagcacgggggcgtggtgaaagtacagcaggcgcattaattgtaattcgcaattacaattaatgaggagagagagtgtcaggcgggcacggggccgtgtccagcggacacggggccgtgtccagccttctgttcagcctataaatagaggagcttggcttcattctctctcatccccttggcacaccacctctctcacacctcatccaccacccaccaccaccataacaccatcatccaccaccatcatccattgtccatcgtagagtgtgtgtgagtcgtctcgggatccaagattgatcgtaagagttcttgacaatcaaggccatgtttgcctaagtctcttacatcacttggtgaagacaagtgtttagtataatactttttatttttaatcttttgcactttttatttggttttgtattaatgactttaataactagttacttatgttgaaggtgatctttccttatcgtttgtccgtggtgtcttggcattattttactgtctatataaaataaaagattttcaccattcatatctccacggtctatatggaggtatgttggctacctggtcgggggttaagggaacggtttggtaagggtcttgcccttgttcagcgtttagaggtcctgcttgggacctgggtcaaatttagtaggatctccttcaatgcccataggtattggatggcggggatccaaactctttgaccccctcataagttaactactattaatactataacccgactatttaggactgtatccctgctgactcagactacttagccgagggtaacgtcaccgccaaaagcggggcctaccacaatttgcattaataacttaattcattatctttcaataatccgaccctttaggattgtatccttgctgactcaaactactgggttgagggtaacgtcgccttcaaaagaggggcctactacaataactaagataatctcttaaacaagtgcaaaagtgcgaaaataatcaaaggttatactaatacacgtgtcggatccaagtgattcatcttgtctatctgttttttattttatttttattttcagcatttagttagtttttatctttcttagtttaaaacatttttctaacctttttgatttgattagacgttgaggataaaccggtattaaaagctcttgtgtctttggacgacctcggtatcttaccaacactatactacgtccacgatgggtgcacttgcccatatgtgtgtttagtgttagtaaatatcgtgttttataaatttaaaacttggctaaaagtgtaaaaagggcttaaatatatatctaaaaacatatatacactgacacgcatcaataACCGAAGCCCACCCTCTTCTGGGTCAATGGAGGGCCCGCCAAATAGAGGCTTTTTTCAACACCCACTTGGAGATCCCCCTTTTGATCTGAATCGGCCTTCGTCTCCTACAGACTCGCGAAGCCAAGAGATTTTAGGCGATGACAGACATGGTGAATCGGTGCAGGATGAACCCGTTTTGCAATCGGAACCTGATGCTCCAGGTCCGGTCAACCCGGATACAGTTAACCCGATTATTGATAGTGTCGCCGAGGAAGTTTTAGCTACTACTTCGATTGGTTCTGTGGTGGGTATCAATCTGCAAGGGTTCAAGGTGGATACCAGGTCTCTGATTCTAGGTGAAGATGTCTATACAGGTATCCAATGAATTTTCTATCCGTTAATTTAAGGGGGATCCGGGATACCCGGAAAGTCAATTGGGTTAGGGGTATTAAATTTACATATGGTGTGCATTTTCTGGCTATTCAAGAAACAAAGATTAGGTCAGCTTCTTATTTCATGTTTAATGGTTTTTGGGGTGGCTTGGCTTACAACGTGGAAGTAGTTGATGCAGAGGGTAGGTCAGGGGGGGGGGGCTTGCCTGTCTCTGGAATCTGGCTGTATTTACTTGTGTTAATGTGATCAAGGATCGGTTCTTCTTGGTTCTTTCAGGATCTTTGTATCCATCTGGTACTAGTATAAATTTGGTTAATGTGTATGCTTCTAATGACGCTTCTGTGAGAAGGCAGATTTGGAACAAATTGGTGGCAATAAAAAATTCAATTCAAGGTCTGTGGGTTTTCATGGAGGATTTTAATGAAGTTAGAAGTGATTTGGAGAGACTAAATTCCGAATTCATAGCCTCTAATGCGGATTCTTTTAACCAATTTATCTTATCCGCGGGTCTTTGTGAATATCATATGGGGGTGGAAATTTCACTTATATTTTGGACCGTGGCGATAAATTGAGTAAGCTGGATAGGTTTCTTGTTTGTATGGGTTTTATGGAGAGATGGCCAACGGCTTCGGTAACGGCGCTCAATCGGGATGTTTCAGATCATCGGCCAAGTCTGTTATCCACTACTCCTTCGGATTATGGTCATATTCCGTTTAGATGCTTTAATTCCTGGATGGAGATACCGGGGTTTTCCGGCCTTGTGCAACAGGCGTGTCATATCTTTGTCTGTAATGGTCCAGCAGATATGGCTCTCTCAGTTAAGCTGAGTTggttaaaaaataatattaaagctTGGGTCAAAGTTGAAAAGGAAAGATCTAATGGGGAATATTTAGTTAAGAAAAATCGGATCCAACATTTGGAAAGGTTAGCGGAGTCGAGGTCGTTGGAGGTTGGGAAGTTGAACGAAAGGGCGGAATGTATTAGTTTCATCATGGATACAGATCACAGAAATCAACTGGATGCCAAGCAAAAATCCCTATCTAGGTGGGCCCTCGAAGGTGATGAAAATTCTGTTTTTTATCATAATGTTATCAATGCCAATATTAGTAATAATTGTATTAATGGCTTAATGGTTAATGGTGTATGGAGTTCGGATCCGGTGGTTGTAAAAGAAGCATTCTTTGAATTTTTTGCTAATCAGTTTGTGGAACCGATGGTTACTCAGCCTACCATTACGTGTCAAAATATGGTTTCACTGTCTACGGCTGAAGCTAATTCTCTTGTAGTGCCTTTTTCTCTTACGGAAATAAAGGAAGCTATATGGGGTTGTGTTGGTGACCGGGCTC
This genomic stretch from Helianthus annuus cultivar XRQ/B chromosome 8, HanXRQr2.0-SUNRISE, whole genome shotgun sequence harbors:
- the LOC110870186 gene encoding uncharacterized protein LOC110870186; amino-acid sequence: MERWPTASVTALNRDVSDHRPSLLSTTPSDYGHIPFRCFNSWMEIPGFSGLVQQACHIFVCNGPADMALSVKLSWLKNNIKAWVKVEKERSNGEYLVKKNRIQHLERLAESRSLEVGKLNERAECISFIMDTDHRNQLDAKQKSLSRWALEGDENSVFYHNVINANISNNCINGLMVNGVWSSDPVVVKEAFFEFFANQFVEPMVTQPTITCQNMVSLSTAEANSLVVPFSLTEIKEAIWGCVGDRAPGPDGFNFKFIKNNWV